GCCGGATTTCACGACCTGCCCTTCATGTACTAGGCTTGCGGACAAATGCGCGTAAAGTGTCGAGAAGCCCCGGCCATGATCTATTACGACAACGCGACCGTAGCCCCGGAGCCATCCGTTGTAGATGACTTCACCGGGGGCGGCAGTCTTGACGGGAGTACCGTTTGAGGCGGCAATGTCGATTCCTGCGTGGAGGATTTTGCGCTTCAAGATAGGGTGTATCCTGTCGCCGTAGGGACTCGCCATAGGCCCGCGAACAGGCCAGTCGAATTTTGACCCTTTCCCGGTGGCGGGCATGTAGGCTCTTGCGCGTTTCCTCTGCAATTCCGCTATCATCGCTCCGGCTTCCCGCTGGGCTTCTTCTGCTTCACGGGCGGCTTTCTCGGCTAATTCCTTCTGACGGCGCAATGACGTTATGAACCTGTTTGTGTCTTTGATTGTCTGCTGGTACTTGTCGCGCTGTTCCTGTACGGCCTCGCTTTTCTCTTTCAGGCGTATTTGATGGTCGTCCATTGTCCGCCGGGAGAGATCCATATTCTGAATCTTCTCCTGCAATTGCGACAATATATCCTCGTCCCGGTCATTCATGAGCTTCAAGAGATACGCATCCTCGACAGCCTCGAACACGCTCCGGGAGGCAAAAAGAGTCCTCATCCGCCCGGTTTCGCCGTACTTGTACATGTCAACAAGCCGCTCACTCATCTTCTTTGACAGCTCATCAATTTTCACCTGCTCGGCCTTCATGTATACGTCGAGAACGTCTATATTCTCCCGAATCTTTTCGCTCTGAAGCTCTAACAGCGTCAATTCCTGCTCGGCTATATTCTCGTCCTGCTGAAGGGTGTTGACTTTTGTGAGGAGTCCTTCAACACGCGCTCCCATTTTCTTTATCTGACTCCTGTACGTCTGAACCTGCCGCGCAAGCTCCGCCCGTTTCTTTTCCTCCGCCGCTATCTGTGAGTCAATGCTTCCTTTTTGTTTTGCCGCTGACGGTGAAAATAACAGTGCCAGCAAAATTATTACTGCTGAAAGTTTCCTGTTCATCACAAAATGCTCATAAATATCCCTATTTTGTTACAGGGAAGAAGCGCGCCTCCTTTCTTTTTGCTATAATTTTATCAGCGTTTAACGAGTGCCGGATAAAAACATAAAATCAACACATTACATTAAACGTAACCCGGTGGCCTTTCATGGTCTACGGTATAGAGGCTGAGTAAGCCAGCCCCGGCGAATAAGGGTACTCTGAGGCGGAAACATTCGAGGCTCAGACGTTCAGGCCATGTGCCAAACTTCACCGAAAGCCCGCAAGGGTCGCTTACTCTGGCCTCGTGATAGAGTTAATGAATCTTGCCACTACCAAATAGCTGCATACCCATCCCAGAGTCGCACCGAACCCCGCGAGAAGCCCGCAGAATCTCCATATCACCGGCTTGTCTGTGATGATTATGTTCGTCAGCAATGGCAGATTTTCCCGTATCAGCTCAATTCCTGGGAAGTATGCCGCAACTATCCCACCGCCCGCAATAAGCGCGCCGAGAAACGCCAGCAATGTACCTTCAAGCACAAACGGAGTCGCAATATATGCCCGCGTTGCCCCGACAAGGTACATTATCCCGATTTCCTCACGCCGTGAATACAGCGATATGTGAATCGTGTTGTACACTACCAGCGCAGTTATTATCACCGCAAGAAGGAACATGATTAACGCTACCCGCGATGATATTCGTGAAAGGGCTGATATTCTCTTGACGACTAACCCGGCGTAGACGACATCATCAATTTCCGGCATGTCCTTTAACGCCTCGACTAACGGCTCTATGTCGCTTGCGCTGTTGACGTGAATCTCAAAGTTCCACGGAATAGGATTGTCGCCGAGCATTTCAAGCGCACGGGACTGGCTTCCCATTTTCTGCTGAAGTTTTGCGAGGGACTCGGACGGTGAAAATGTCTTTATGCTGTAGACACCTTCAAGGCTCTGAATCCTCCGGGCTATCGCTTCCGCGTCTAATGTGTTGTCCTTCACCATATATGCCTGAACCGCAAGCTCCGACTCAAGCCGCGACAATAAATTTTCCATGTTGAGCGACAAAAGAGTCGTTACACCCAGTACCCAGAGCATTACGCCCGCCGTTATGAGTGTCAGAAGTCCTAATACCCAGTGATGGAAGATTAACCGCCATGTGTCGCGGAGTACGTATCTTAATGCCGTCATTCTGAATATAACCCGCCTTTCTCATCACGGACAAGCCGCCCGCCCTCAAGCTCTATCACTCTCTGCCGTGAGGCGTTCACGATTCCCTGATTGTGTGTTGACATAACAACCGTAACCCCGGCCGCGTTAATCGCAAAAAGGATCTTCATGACTTCCGCCGCTGTGTGAAAGTCAAGATTCCCGGTCGGTTCGTCAGCAATGAAAAGAGACGGTGAATTAGCCAGTGCCCGGGCAATTGCGACTCTCTGCTGTTCCCCGCCGGAAAGCTGTGCAGGCCTCATTGAGCGTCTCCGCCATAGTCCCACCTGGTTTATGACATCTTTCGCACGTTCGGCGACTAATCTTTTCGGGACTGACATAGCTTCCATGACAAACGCTATATTCTCGTAGACTGTGAGAGACGGTATCAGCTTGAAATCCTGCGCGACTAGTCCCACGTCCCTGCGGTAATACGGAATATCGGCCTTCCTCATTCGGGCGAGGTCATATCCTCCGACAGCTACAACGCCTCTTGACGGCAATATTTCGCGTGTTATGAGACGGAGAAGAGTCGATTTCCCGGAGCCTGTCTGCCCGATTATGTAGACGAACTCGCCCTGCTCAATGTTGAGATTTACATCAACGAGGGCGGCTATATCAGGCTCAAATACTTTGCTTACCCCTGAAAACTGTATATTCATTGCGTGAAGTCCTCAGCTCCTTTATATTTTGCGCGTTCAGACATGGCCGAGCGGGTCTCGTATTCGCCCCACAGGGCAAGAACGATGTCATTGACGGTTAATTTCCTGCGTTCGCGGAGTTCGTTCCACAGCTCATGATTCATATATGCCCAGAGAAAAAATATCGTGTCCCGGTTCCGTCCAAGCCTGCCGAGAACAAGCCAGCCCGATAACTGATTGTACAGCACTATCGGTGAAGCGTTCTGCGCGGACATCCGTTTAAGCTCAAGCGGGGAAAATGAAAGCTCTTCAAGCTCCTTCATTGCGTCAGAGTCCGGCATGTCAAGAAGTGAAAACCATATCCGCGAGTCATGGCCGGGGCGCGTGAAAACTTCCGGGCCTGCCTTCAGCCACGCTTTTAGCCGGGTAAGTGTCTCAAGCTCCCCGCGGTTCATGGCGAAACGGAGAGTCCAATATGCTTTTGTGAGAATGATATTATCTTTCACGGCCTGAAGAAAATATTTCTCGTCAAGATATTCTGCGTTCAGCGACAAAAATACAGGCTCATTCCGCATAAACGTTCGTAGCATTAACACCGCGCCCGTGTGATTTCCGGGAGGCTCTGACCGTGCAAACAATTCGCGCCGCAATGTGTTGACCGTTCCGGCTGTGAGGATTGTGGATTCCGCGCCGTCATTGAGAAGCTCTATGCTCTGACTGTCGTATAAGTGGACTTTATGCGGGGAAGTCTCGCGCCCCTCTCCTGAATATATCCATTCAGACCCGCGGCGGCCAATCAAATATTTGTTGTGAGGAAGCAAAAGCATGACGCATGAATCGCCGGGCGGAGTCGGGAAAATTTCCGGCGGAGGAGAAAAATTTTCGGGCGGCAATTCGGCAAGTGAACCATTTGACATTAACTCTAAAAGCATTCCTCTTGTGTTCACTCCTCTGTTACTTTATGGGATATTTTGCCTGTATTATATCTCACTCAGTAATATTCCATGCCTCAATCCGTTTATGCTCACCGTACATTTTTCCGCGCCGAGAGTCTTCATGGCCGCAAAAACTATGCACGCACTTCCGAGAATCACCTCAGCCCGCGATTTTGGCAGGCCGATAATATTCTCACGCTCGCTTAATGTCAGGGACGAATACAGCCGAATCTGCCTCCTTACGTCATTTCGCGTTATAGTGCTTCCGTGAAGACGTGAAGGGACGAAATTCTCGCAGGCATTCTTCACACCCGACATCGCCACGACTCCCCCTCCAACGGCGATAACCTCAGATTTCCCCGCCGTAAAGGACGCTATATCATTCTCAGAAAATAATCCCTCAACATATTTCACAGCCTCATCACACGCGGATTTAGGTACGGGATTCGAGCCGTCAGCAAAAAATTTCTCCGACAGATTCACCGCCCCTACAGGAACGCTTACAGAGCGCAGAATTTCCCGGCCATGCCCCGACACAAATTCGGTGCTTCCCCCGCCCGTGTCAAACATCACTGCATTGCCCGAAATACTAAAGCCGTCAACAGCTCCCAGCCATGAATACCGCGCTTCCTCCGTCCCCGTCAAAATGTGAACGTCAAGACCGCAAGAGTCCTTCACCATTCGCACAAAGTCAGCAGAATTTTCCGCCGTCCTTAGTGCCATAGTCCCGGCAATGAATATCTCCGCTCCGATTTTACGCGCACGGCTCACCATACGGACGACTGCACCGCATGAGAGCTTCATACTTTCGGGAGATAGGAGTCCTGTTGACGACATTCCCCGGCCGAGTCGGACAACTTCCGTCTCATCACGAATCACATGAACAGTCCCCGCGCTTATGGAGGCTACACGCATTTTTATGGAGTTGCTTCCGATGTCTATTACTGCCTTAATCATGAGACCGCCTCACAGTCTCAGCCGCCACAAACACGAACGCCGTCGCAGGAATCGTAAACAGCAATCCCAATGTCCCCGCAAGACTCTGCACTATCTCCTGCGCTATATATGGGTCATTCATTATCCCGGTGATTTCGACTCCCGCAGAGCATATCAATACCGCCATAGGCAATGAGCTTCCCATATACGCCAAAATCAGCGTGTTAATCATGCTTCCGAGTACCTCCGAGCCGACATTGAGTCCCGCAAGAAGTAATCTGTCTAGGTGAATATCCTCGTCATAGTCGACAAACTCAGACATTGAAGCCGTTACGGAGATTGCAACGTCCAACACAGCACCGATTGAGCCGATAAGCACGGACGCAAGCAATATCCCGCGCATGTTCAGACCCGGCAATGTTGACGCAAGCAGCGCAGAGCCTTCACCCGCAAGCCCGGTTAATTCCCACATGTATACCATCACAGCACCGCACAAGAATCCGCACATTACACCGCCGAGACTCCCTGCAAGTGCTACAATCCTGTAACGCGCATGACGCACTACGCACAAAACTGTTACCGTTGAGATGATAAAGACTGACGCAACCGCAAGCCACACACAGTCCCAGCCTTTGACCGTCAAAGGAATCATAATGAACACGAGAACGAACACTGACGCGCCGAGTCCCAGTAACGCGAAAAATCCCCGCCAGCCCGTGAACGCGATTAACATCGTGCAGACAAGCATAACGATTCCCGCAACTGAAGGTATCCTGAATGCATCGGCGATGGAGTACTGAATTGTTCCGTCCGTGAACATGTCCCACACAAGAAGGTAACGCCGCCCGGGAACAATATCGAGTCCGCTCCCTGAGAGTCTCACTGTCTTTAACGTCATCTGCTTTCCCGGCTCACTCCCTGAGACAAGCTCCAATACTGTATCACGCTCGGCCATCTCGTAGGAGTCTTCATCTTCCGAGGGGATAATCTTTTCCGGGCCTGCTGAGATTACGCGGACGATTAGAGACTCGCTGCTGTTCCACCGGGAAACAGTGAAAGAGTCGGCAAAATAGTAGAAGCCCTGAGAGATAAGCATAGCAATAATAATCCTGATGAGTAAATTTTTCGTCCTCATAATGAAAGCCCCCGCGCTGAAATAAATTCTCTCATGTCGTCCGGCAATGGAGCTGTAAAAGTCTTCCCGGCAATTTCTGACAGTGAGTCGTGAATGTCGTCCGGGAATGATAGTTCATATGCGTGCAATAATGGCCGTGATACATTGGCGCGTCTGTTTGCGTGAAAATCTCCGTATTTCCTGTCGCCTATTATGGGATGATGTATATATGCCGTGTGGACTCTGGCCTGATGAGTTCTGCCCGTCAGCAATTCAATCCGCGCTAGGGTATATTCGCCGTCTGTGCTTATGGGTGATATGACTGATACCGCCCTCGCCCCGTCAGCAGAAACTTTCACCGTATTATTCTCAGCGTCCTTCAGTAGTGGAGCGTCAACCGTAATATTCTCCGGCAAATTTCCTGCGATGACAGCGATATATATTTTTCGGACTCTCCTTGCTTTGAACAGCTCCTCCAATGCCCTCAATGCCTCCCCGTGAAGAGCAACAGAAAGCACCCCCGTTGTGTTACGGTCAAGACGGTGAACAGCCGCGGGCGGGTAAGAGTTTGGGCCGACATAGCCGCGTATGCGAGTGATGATTGAGTCTCCGTTAGGTTCGTCGGGCTGAACGAGAATATTTGCGGGCTTGTTCAGAATCATGACATTTTCGCCCTGAAATATTATGCCGATTTTGCCGAGACCTGAATATTTCGGGGGGGCGTTAAAGATTTCGCCTTTGACCCATGGGACTGTGAGAATGTCCCCTGCGTTTACGTGAGTCCCTCCGTCCCGGACTCTTTGGCCGTTTACGCGTACTGCCCCTTTTCGGACGGCCTTCATGATTTCGCCGAGGGTTACGGCCTTGAAGGTTGTGCGTAATACACGGTCAAGCCGCCTGCCGTTGTCGTCCTGCGATACAGTGAGGGAATGACTCATAGCTTTATGCCCCGCCATAATCGCCGGTCAATTGGCTGAAGGTAATCGGTCATATCTGCGTCAGGGTTGAGCGCGTCAATCTGCGTTTTCCAGTACGAAAGCTCAAAGTCTACATTATCAGCCGCGCTAACGATAAATGCTTCAGGTGTTGCGGGCAAAACTGGCGAACCGTATTCGCGTTTTCCGTGATGGCTCGTAATTATGTGGCCTAAAGCGAGCGTGATGTTCTTGTCGAGGGACTCAGCCTCAGCGTATTTCATGAACATTGCGTAGCCCATAGCGATATGTTCAACCGCTGACCCTGCTACTGTAACCTGCGGGGCGGGATTCATAGTGTAGGCTTCAAGTTTGCCGATGTCGTGAAGGAGTGAGCCTGCTATAACGATGTCCATGTTGACGGGAATCTTGAAGACAGAATAATGCCGGGCAAGATCCATAGCACCAATTGCGACAGATACGGAATGTTCGAGGAGTCCGCCTGTATAAGCGTGATGGAGTGATACAGCCGCCGGCCATGACCTGAATTTTTCCCAAAGCCCGTGCTTGAAGAATACAGCGTGAACAAAATCATGAAGCTGTTTGTGCGAAATCTGAGCGATTAATTTCATGAAGAGGTCTTCGAGAATTTCTGCTTTTACGGGTGAATGACGTGTGAACATTTTCGGGGGATATTCTTCCTGGCTGAGGTATGATATTTCGCTGAAGTTGTACTGTATCTGCTCTCTGAACTCGGCGACAGTCCCGATGACTTTCACGGAAGCACCCTCGAATTTCAGCCCGCAGTTTTCCGGGTCAATGGGAAAATCGTCCCCGCCCTGAGTGTTACGCCATGAGGAAGCCTGCCAGACTTTTCCGTCAATGTCCCCGGAAGGGTCGCTCAATGTCATATCCCAGAATGAAGAGTTGTTGCGGTCTTTCCTGCGTATGAATTTCGACACGACTCCAATTGTAACGAAATCGGAATTTTTCGGGAGCTGCTTTATGTCTTTGACGCTGAGAAAATTTTTCATGATGAGTGAGATATTTTGCCTTTCGCGTGAATTTGGCGATATTATATCAGCGGTGTGTGTCCTCCTTTTTGTGATCCGTGAAAATGCCTGTGCGAGTCCGGCGTGATGTAGTGATTGTGTTCGTGGGTGTGCGTGAAAATATGGGCGTGAAGGATTCCGTTATGGCTGTGAATATATGCGTGCCTGTGGGCGTGGGAATGTCTCTGCCTCAGCGTGTCAATCACAGCAAGTGCTGACCCTGCGAGCATTACGGCCAGCGCAAGAATGTACGTCCCTGAAAGTTTCTCGCGGAGAAGCACGAACGACATCACCGACCCGATAAACGGAGCGGCGGCATAATACGCGCTAGTTTTGGCGGCTCCTAAAGTTTTCTGCGCCCTGACGTAAAGGAATATGCTTAAACCGTAAGCCACAAATCCCAGCACGAGAGCGCACAGAGAGTCATAAATCGGGGGGAGGCTCTCTCCTGTCATCAACGCTATCATTATTGAGCCGAGTCCCGAAAAAAGTCCCTTCAGTATCACGATCATTGACGCGCTTTTTGATGATAATTTTCTCGTGCAGTTGTTCTCAAGCCCCCAGAATGACGCGGCAAGAAGTACGAATATTGAGCCGTAAGAAAATTTCAGGCTATCAGCTCCCCCAAATGTCAGAATCATTCCCGACAATGTGATTAGAGCGATGGCAACACGCAGACGATTTGACACAGGCTCGCGGAATATCACGGAGGCAATGAGGGCGGTTGCGACAATCTCGAAATTTCCCAGAAGAGAGGCGTTTGATGATGTCCCGAAAGCTATCCCCGTCATCAGGAAAATCGGCGCGGCAATGTCAAGAACAATCATTCCGGCAATGAACGGCATATCATACCGCGTGAAAGGCTCTGTGTTCCCCTCAATGTTAAGTTTCAGCAGCGAAAGAATCATCATGCCTGCTCCCGCTCCGAGATAGAGAAGCCCGGCCATGAATGAAGGCTCAATGTT
This genomic window from Synergistaceae bacterium contains:
- a CDS encoding RluA family pseudouridine synthase; translated protein: MSHSLTVSQDDNGRRLDRVLRTTFKAVTLGEIMKAVRKGAVRVNGQRVRDGGTHVNAGDILTVPWVKGEIFNAPPKYSGLGKIGIIFQGENVMILNKPANILVQPDEPNGDSIITRIRGYVGPNSYPPAAVHRLDRNTTGVLSVALHGEALRALEELFKARRVRKIYIAVIAGNLPENITVDAPLLKDAENNTVKVSADGARAVSVISPISTDGEYTLARIELLTGRTHQARVHTAYIHHPIIGDRKYGDFHANRRANVSRPLLHAYELSFPDDIHDSLSEIAGKTFTAPLPDDMREFISARGLSL
- a CDS encoding YibE/F family protein, translating into MRTKNLLIRIIIAMLISQGFYYFADSFTVSRWNSSESLIVRVISAGPEKIIPSEDEDSYEMAERDTVLELVSGSEPGKQMTLKTVRLSGSGLDIVPGRRYLLVWDMFTDGTIQYSIADAFRIPSVAGIVMLVCTMLIAFTGWRGFFALLGLGASVFVLVFIMIPLTVKGWDCVWLAVASVFIISTVTVLCVVRHARYRIVALAGSLGGVMCGFLCGAVMVYMWELTGLAGEGSALLASTLPGLNMRGILLASVLIGSIGAVLDVAISVTASMSEFVDYDEDIHLDRLLLAGLNVGSEVLGSMINTLILAYMGSSLPMAVLICSAGVEITGIMNDPYIAQEIVQSLAGTLGLLFTIPATAFVFVAAETVRRSHD
- a CDS encoding peptidoglycan DD-metalloendopeptidase family protein — its product is MNRKLSAVIILLALLFSPSAAKQKGSIDSQIAAEEKKRAELARQVQTYRSQIKKMGARVEGLLTKVNTLQQDENIAEQELTLLELQSEKIRENIDVLDVYMKAEQVKIDELSKKMSERLVDMYKYGETGRMRTLFASRSVFEAVEDAYLLKLMNDRDEDILSQLQEKIQNMDLSRRTMDDHQIRLKEKSEAVQEQRDKYQQTIKDTNRFITSLRRQKELAEKAAREAEEAQREAGAMIAELQRKRARAYMPATGKGSKFDWPVRGPMASPYGDRIHPILKRKILHAGIDIAASNGTPVKTAAPGEVIYNGWLRGYGRVVVIDHGRGFSTLYAHLSASLVHEGQVVKSGANIAKVGRTGNVTGYHLHFEVRHYGTPVNPIKYLKR
- a CDS encoding HD domain-containing protein, whose translation is MKNFLSVKDIKQLPKNSDFVTIGVVSKFIRRKDRNNSSFWDMTLSDPSGDIDGKVWQASSWRNTQGGDDFPIDPENCGLKFEGASVKVIGTVAEFREQIQYNFSEISYLSQEEYPPKMFTRHSPVKAEILEDLFMKLIAQISHKQLHDFVHAVFFKHGLWEKFRSWPAAVSLHHAYTGGLLEHSVSVAIGAMDLARHYSVFKIPVNMDIVIAGSLLHDIGKLEAYTMNPAPQVTVAGSAVEHIAMGYAMFMKYAEAESLDKNITLALGHIITSHHGKREYGSPVLPATPEAFIVSAADNVDFELSYWKTQIDALNPDADMTDYLQPIDRRLWRGIKL
- a CDS encoding Ppx/GppA family phosphatase, with translation MIKAVIDIGSNSIKMRVASISAGTVHVIRDETEVVRLGRGMSSTGLLSPESMKLSCGAVVRMVSRARKIGAEIFIAGTMALRTAENSADFVRMVKDSCGLDVHILTGTEEARYSWLGAVDGFSISGNAVMFDTGGGSTEFVSGHGREILRSVSVPVGAVNLSEKFFADGSNPVPKSACDEAVKYVEGLFSENDIASFTAGKSEVIAVGGGVVAMSGVKNACENFVPSRLHGSTITRNDVRRQIRLYSSLTLSERENIIGLPKSRAEVILGSACIVFAAMKTLGAEKCTVSINGLRHGILLSEI
- a CDS encoding ATP-binding cassette domain-containing protein encodes the protein MAALVDVNLNIEQGEFVYIIGQTGSGKSTLLRLITREILPSRGVVAVGGYDLARMRKADIPYYRRDVGLVAQDFKLIPSLTVYENIAFVMEAMSVPKRLVAERAKDVINQVGLWRRRSMRPAQLSGGEQQRVAIARALANSPSLFIADEPTGNLDFHTAAEVMKILFAINAAGVTVVMSTHNQGIVNASRQRVIELEGGRLVRDEKGGLYSE
- a CDS encoding ABC transporter permease; protein product: MTALRYVLRDTWRLIFHHWVLGLLTLITAGVMLWVLGVTTLLSLNMENLLSRLESELAVQAYMVKDNTLDAEAIARRIQSLEGVYSIKTFSPSESLAKLQQKMGSQSRALEMLGDNPIPWNFEIHVNSASDIEPLVEALKDMPEIDDVVYAGLVVKRISALSRISSRVALIMFLLAVIITALVVYNTIHISLYSRREEIGIMYLVGATRAYIATPFVLEGTLLAFLGALIAGGGIVAAYFPGIELIRENLPLLTNIIITDKPVIWRFCGLLAGFGATLGWVCSYLVVARFINSITRPE
- a CDS encoding DMT family transporter, coding for MNIKIKAVIFALSAAVFYALNVPLSKILLRNIEPSFMAGLLYLGAGAGMMILSLLKLNIEGNTEPFTRYDMPFIAGMIVLDIAAPIFLMTGIAFGTSSNASLLGNFEIVATALIASVIFREPVSNRLRVAIALITLSGMILTFGGADSLKFSYGSIFVLLAASFWGLENNCTRKLSSKSASMIVILKGLFSGLGSIMIALMTGESLPPIYDSLCALVLGFVAYGLSIFLYVRAQKTLGAAKTSAYYAAAPFIGSVMSFVLLREKLSGTYILALAVMLAGSALAVIDTLRQRHSHAHRHAYIHSHNGILHAHIFTHTHEHNHYITPDSHRHFHGSQKGGHTPLI